One part of the Desulfonema ishimotonii genome encodes these proteins:
- a CDS encoding oligosaccharide flippase family protein encodes MKPKYQILHNAIFNTLSWVFSIVINFAFLPYIVHKLGAEAYGVLVLILSIIGYFAIMDLNLGQAIIKYVAEYNGKNKKKKVNEIIRVTIFLYLILGLAGSLIIFSLSHIIVDQFLKIRPEMLPDAHFATSIGAAGFLFTMLLSALSAILKGLNRYDITSKITIIMNIINTISSVILLYAGFGLRELIMLNVSISLFSMIIYIIIGKRLLPGLKLTPAFNLFAFKKVFNFAIFSSLSRISEVFKFQGERLLVGAALGVSGVTYYVVPSSLVRKVMTFTSHLGSVILPVVSNLQGKEDYDAVIALYLKSSKLIAVIATSTCLPLILFGNQLLGLWMGIEFQEKTGMVMLLLTLSFYMDAFTNVPAIVVNGLGRPKITGLFALANAIINLTLIYPLAKIMGINGIAIAFFVSNIGIAPVFIFYANNKVLGFPLSALIKKAYLLPIVSAFLTAMLLLFFCRYEIRNFFELLCIMITTTILYIVISSIIGVFSSEEKSQCIDYLRSILGGTIQRFSIKGLGKK; translated from the coding sequence ATGAAGCCGAAATATCAAATACTTCACAATGCGATATTTAATACATTAAGTTGGGTATTTTCAATAGTCATCAACTTTGCCTTCCTGCCTTATATAGTTCATAAACTGGGAGCAGAAGCATACGGCGTTCTTGTGCTGATATTGTCAATTATCGGCTATTTTGCAATCATGGACCTCAATCTCGGACAAGCTATAATTAAATATGTAGCAGAATATAACGGAAAAAATAAGAAAAAAAAAGTGAATGAAATAATAAGGGTAACTATCTTTTTATATTTAATATTAGGATTGGCGGGCTCATTGATAATTTTTTCCCTGTCCCATATTATTGTGGATCAGTTTCTGAAAATTCGGCCAGAGATGTTGCCCGATGCCCATTTTGCCACCTCCATAGGGGCAGCGGGTTTTCTTTTTACCATGCTTCTGTCTGCATTATCAGCGATATTAAAAGGTCTGAACCGATATGACATCACAAGCAAAATAACGATTATTATGAATATAATCAACACAATATCATCCGTAATCTTACTATATGCAGGCTTTGGATTAAGAGAGCTTATAATGTTAAATGTGAGCATTTCTCTATTCTCCATGATCATTTATATCATTATTGGCAAGCGGCTTCTTCCCGGTTTAAAACTTACACCGGCTTTCAATTTATTCGCGTTTAAAAAGGTTTTTAACTTCGCCATCTTCTCATCTCTCAGTCGTATATCCGAAGTTTTTAAATTTCAAGGAGAACGTCTGCTGGTCGGTGCAGCCCTGGGAGTTTCCGGGGTCACATATTATGTTGTACCCTCCTCCCTGGTCAGGAAAGTGATGACATTTACCAGCCACCTGGGATCAGTGATCCTCCCTGTTGTCAGCAACCTGCAGGGGAAAGAAGATTATGATGCTGTGATTGCCTTATACCTTAAATCTTCAAAACTCATCGCTGTGATAGCCACTTCCACCTGCCTGCCTCTGATTTTATTTGGGAATCAGCTTCTGGGGTTGTGGATGGGTATCGAATTTCAGGAGAAGACGGGAATGGTAATGTTATTACTGACACTTTCTTTCTATATGGACGCTTTTACCAATGTTCCGGCTATCGTAGTAAATGGTCTTGGACGGCCCAAAATCACCGGACTCTTTGCTTTGGCCAATGCGATTATAAACCTGACACTGATTTATCCCTTAGCAAAAATAATGGGGATTAACGGTATTGCCATTGCCTTCTTTGTCAGTAATATCGGAATTGCCCCTGTTTTTATTTTTTACGCTAATAATAAAGTACTTGGATTTCCGCTTTCAGCTCTTATCAAAAAAGCATATCTCCTACCCATTGTATCAGCTTTTCTGACGGCTATGCTGCTGCTCTTTTTTTGCCGGTATGAAATCAGGAATTTTTTTGAGCTATTGTGTATCATGATAACGACGACAATTCTTTATATTGTGATCTCAAGTATAATCGGTGTCTTTTCAAGCGAAGAAAAAAGTCAGTGCATTGATTATTTACGTTCAATCCTGGGTGGAACAATCCAACGATTTTCTATTAAGGGACTCGGCAAAAAATAA
- a CDS encoding O-antigen ligase family protein: protein MKKLADRSSLFFISYLFSGLASGYLLTQYSWQLSILFISVLGATVIAFCKPEYMLYLFFFAIIIMTEALPEGKGPLVIRDIDLPGFPPGTISVLLFVFIIYFSKIYFIKKEKSVVSIRYMLLFFGLLFLAVITGLYSGWEPFYIRLDLTHIVLPVLCFYLCINILNDTMKIYRMIRVIFIACFIKSVILDSYYLMDRGFPFGDTKIVTTSSGELMAFSIIILITCTLLTFRRISGIGIVFPVLSSVPMAFAIIFSFRRGHWLGLIASIIFLLMRSPRQQRKKLMRYLFVTVCLTVTFSCLLVNTVFLGNKTDISRISTRFSSIFDPEQHSNQHHYLESVQTVKDILKNPLPGLGLGSRHSPVSEELLGWSEDEQPTDVVHNGFIYLWMKTGLPGLLYFLWFGGKYLRQLTVYIKTYSQSRILPLVLGIGSSIGVWIVMFMTGPVPWYYHQTCLIALFSAMVITLIRLDTKGNKL from the coding sequence ATGAAAAAACTTGCTGATCGTTCGAGTTTGTTTTTTATATCATACCTTTTTTCAGGACTGGCTTCGGGCTATTTGCTGACACAATATTCCTGGCAGCTATCTATCTTATTTATCAGTGTTCTCGGAGCAACAGTCATTGCATTTTGCAAACCCGAATACATGCTATATCTGTTCTTTTTCGCAATCATCATAATGACCGAAGCGCTTCCGGAGGGCAAAGGTCCCCTTGTAATACGTGACATTGATCTGCCCGGTTTCCCGCCCGGAACCATCTCGGTATTACTGTTTGTGTTTATAATATATTTCTCAAAAATTTATTTCATCAAAAAAGAAAAATCAGTTGTTTCAATCAGATACATGTTACTTTTTTTCGGCCTGCTTTTTTTAGCTGTCATAACCGGATTATATAGCGGCTGGGAGCCTTTTTATATCAGACTCGATTTGACACATATAGTTTTACCGGTACTCTGTTTTTATCTGTGCATCAATATATTAAACGATACCATGAAGATTTACCGAATGATTCGGGTCATATTTATCGCTTGCTTTATAAAATCAGTTATCCTTGATAGTTATTATCTGATGGATCGCGGTTTTCCTTTTGGCGATACTAAAATTGTGACCACAAGTTCCGGGGAACTTATGGCTTTCAGCATAATAATTCTGATAACCTGCACACTGCTCACATTCCGGCGTATCTCCGGCATAGGGATTGTTTTTCCGGTATTGTCATCTGTCCCGATGGCTTTCGCAATCATCTTTTCTTTTCGCCGGGGACATTGGCTTGGTCTGATAGCTTCGATCATTTTCCTGCTTATGCGGAGTCCCCGGCAGCAGAGAAAAAAACTGATGCGATATCTGTTTGTTACGGTATGTCTGACCGTTACATTTTCCTGCCTTCTGGTCAATACTGTTTTCCTGGGAAATAAAACGGATATTTCACGCATCTCAACACGCTTTTCCAGCATATTCGATCCCGAACAACATTCAAATCAGCATCATTATCTTGAATCAGTCCAGACTGTAAAAGATATATTAAAAAATCCGCTTCCGGGTCTTGGCCTGGGGTCACGTCACAGCCCTGTTTCTGAAGAACTCCTCGGATGGTCTGAAGACGAACAACCTACGGATGTCGTTCATAATGGTTTTATCTATTTGTGGATGAAGACGGGACTTCCGGGATTATTATATTTTTTGTGGTTTGGAGGAAAATATTTAAGACAGCTCACTGTTTACATAAAAACTTACAGCCAAAGCCGGATATTACCTCTTGTACTGGGCATTGGGTCATCCATCGGCGTCTGGATTGTGATGTTTATGACAGGGCCTGTCCCCTGGTACTATCATCAGACCTGTCTTATCGCTCTTTTCTCGGCCATGGTCATCACCCTGATCCGGCTGGATACGAAGGGAAATAAGCTATAA
- a CDS encoding glycosyltransferase translates to MIKDKNMICFAPADWRWYGSCKRLMSIFSHHNKILYINHISISTPSIKETGTKVFIKRLLRKLKTLSRPFRKENENLYSYSPLIFPGYHGVIKKWNQLLLRFQIQFLQKILHLSNPVVWIENPVGITVAKNVNPELILYYRTDKFESYRELRDRQDILSLEEKLTHDAAIILCVSSKLYEEKLRFRKKNVYYIPHGVDFTHFNNAIKDPFVPEEIKHIRHPVVGYFGSLSNSNDEALIHYCATERPEISFVLIGTVLGEFKLIRDLPNVYFLGYKNYTVLPDYAKNFDVCIMFWKVTEWIEHCNPVKTMEYLAMGKPVVSVAIDDICKNFKGIISIAKNCEEFLAKIEEELGNDSPEKQKKRIAFVENETWEARAEVISRVMEKNWRRAVTNR, encoded by the coding sequence ATGATAAAAGATAAAAATATGATATGCTTCGCACCGGCTGATTGGCGCTGGTATGGTTCATGCAAAAGGCTGATGAGTATTTTCAGTCACCACAATAAAATTTTATATATCAACCATATTTCCATATCAACACCGAGTATAAAAGAGACTGGGACAAAAGTTTTTATAAAACGTCTGTTAAGAAAATTAAAAACCCTTTCACGCCCTTTCCGGAAAGAAAATGAAAACCTGTATAGTTATAGCCCTCTGATTTTCCCCGGATATCATGGAGTCATTAAGAAATGGAATCAATTATTGCTGCGTTTTCAAATTCAGTTTCTCCAAAAAATTCTTCATCTTTCAAATCCTGTCGTGTGGATAGAAAATCCCGTCGGCATAACTGTGGCAAAAAACGTAAACCCCGAGTTAATTCTTTATTATCGTACCGATAAATTTGAATCTTACCGTGAATTGAGAGATAGGCAGGATATATTATCCCTGGAAGAGAAATTAACGCATGATGCGGCCATTATTTTATGTGTATCCTCAAAACTTTATGAAGAAAAGCTCAGATTCAGAAAAAAAAATGTTTATTATATACCCCACGGAGTAGATTTTACTCACTTCAACAACGCAATCAAAGATCCGTTTGTACCTGAGGAGATTAAACATATCAGACATCCTGTCGTTGGTTATTTCGGGTCGCTCAGCAACTCAAACGACGAAGCGCTGATTCATTATTGCGCAACCGAACGTCCGGAAATCTCATTTGTCCTTATCGGAACAGTTCTTGGTGAGTTTAAATTAATACGCGATCTTCCAAATGTTTATTTCTTAGGATATAAGAATTATACGGTCCTGCCGGATTACGCCAAAAATTTTGATGTCTGCATCATGTTTTGGAAGGTAACGGAATGGATTGAACATTGTAATCCTGTAAAAACAATGGAGTATCTTGCAATGGGAAAACCTGTTGTATCTGTAGCGATTGATGATATTTGCAAAAATTTTAAAGGAATTATAAGCATAGCGAAAAACTGCGAAGAATTTTTAGCCAAAATTGAAGAAGAGCTTGGCAATGACTCTCCGGAAAAACAAAAAAAGCGCATTGCTTTTGTTGAGAACGAAACCTGGGAAGCGCGGGCAGAAGTAATTTCCCGTGTGATGGAAAAAAATTGGCGGAGGGCCGTAACGAACCGTTGA
- a CDS encoding polysaccharide deacetylase family protein produces MKKTDKTKICFRNDDVNILTPELKNLTEIFLYRKVPITHAVEPGNVTADTISWLRQTKKKYPALLEIVQHGWDHTPHGKGEFDKSRSYNEQFNDLKRGKEKLENIFGENFFSMITIPFGVYNKDTIKAASKLSYKVFCGHYNYRISRRLFYLTGRIMRKGRLLNRHVSNHLRYYPGTRLFEIDSAISFSKKYFGHFTNDCEMSSADEMFQAFENYRKITPAVIFLLHHRFHHKKHDMELVETVLDKLKRRNDIEFTNYNKLYQMFK; encoded by the coding sequence ATGAAAAAAACTGATAAGACAAAGATTTGTTTTCGCAACGACGATGTAAATATTTTAACGCCTGAACTGAAGAATCTTACGGAGATATTTTTATATAGAAAAGTGCCGATAACACATGCGGTTGAACCCGGTAATGTAACGGCTGATACGATAAGCTGGCTCAGACAGACAAAAAAAAAATACCCTGCCCTCCTTGAAATTGTCCAGCATGGGTGGGATCATACGCCCCACGGCAAAGGTGAGTTTGACAAAAGCCGATCTTATAACGAACAGTTTAATGATTTAAAGCGGGGAAAAGAAAAACTTGAAAATATTTTCGGAGAAAATTTTTTTTCAATGATAACGATTCCTTTCGGAGTGTATAACAAAGATACAATAAAAGCTGCCAGTAAGCTGTCATATAAGGTTTTTTGCGGGCATTATAACTATCGGATTTCACGCAGGCTTTTTTATTTAACAGGGCGAATTATGAGAAAAGGCAGGCTTTTGAACCGTCATGTTTCAAATCATCTGAGATATTATCCGGGAACCCGGCTGTTTGAAATCGACTCTGCTATTTCTTTCAGCAAAAAATATTTTGGTCATTTTACGAATGACTGTGAAATGTCTTCTGCGGATGAAATGTTCCAGGCTTTTGAGAATTATCGGAAGATTACGCCTGCAGTGATTTTTTTGCTTCATCACAGATTTCACCATAAAAAACACGATATGGAATTAGTTGAGACGGTTCTGGATAAATTAAAAAGAAGAAACGATATCGAATTTACCAATTATAACAAATTATATCAGATGTTTAAATAG
- a CDS encoding phenylacetate--CoA ligase family protein gives MKKNGYKFISAYFSLTLVDCIKKTKMLRTYRDLNKTQWLTKYHIEDIQIRRTKKILIHAFENVPYYRQLFKHRDFNPYRFQHFDDLRILPVLNKKKIRKNFNLLLAQNAHRFRPRRRQTSGSTAEPLLYYADELSHSCAWANNWRAFSMAGFQVGEPFVLLSGGSLMPRTTPTGQKIYAIMMRMKQLPAYQLDYAKTKFYIKLLQKYKCAYIFAYPSLIYLLSRYLIKMGKSHSVKFKAIFTTSEVLSHSQREIIQKAFDCPVYDTYGNNETSLYAFECECRQGLHYSMEHSYLEVLDSEGQPCNAGDTGRFIATNLFNYAMPFIRYDTGDLGALSEEECACQRGLKKIRHILGRSRDFVCTPDGKQIHGSFFNHVLFKLFHMNPWIATWHVRQEAINHITISLYSDGSPVRKDTEKIKDMLKKTLGHEMKIDFIIDKKPHITPTGKQKLIESCINEETIRINNSDK, from the coding sequence TTGAAAAAAAACGGTTATAAATTTATAAGCGCCTATTTTTCTTTAACGCTTGTTGATTGTATTAAAAAAACCAAGATGCTGAGGACTTATCGCGATTTAAATAAAACACAGTGGCTTACAAAATATCATATTGAAGATATACAGATCAGGAGAACGAAAAAGATACTTATCCATGCTTTTGAAAATGTCCCCTACTATAGACAGCTATTTAAACACAGAGACTTCAACCCTTATCGCTTCCAACATTTTGATGATCTTCGGATACTGCCGGTTTTAAACAAAAAAAAGATCAGAAAAAACTTCAACCTGCTTTTGGCCCAAAATGCCCATCGGTTCAGGCCCAGAAGACGTCAGACAAGCGGTTCAACAGCTGAACCTTTATTGTATTATGCAGATGAATTATCTCATAGCTGTGCATGGGCAAATAACTGGCGAGCCTTTTCAATGGCCGGATTTCAGGTGGGGGAGCCTTTTGTTTTACTGTCGGGCGGATCATTAATGCCGCGCACTACACCGACAGGGCAAAAGATATATGCTATTATGATGCGTATGAAACAATTACCAGCATATCAGCTAGATTATGCAAAGACAAAATTTTATATCAAACTGTTACAAAAATATAAATGCGCCTATATATTTGCCTACCCCTCACTGATTTATCTCCTGTCCCGTTATCTGATTAAAATGGGAAAAAGTCATTCTGTCAAATTCAAGGCTATTTTTACAACTTCTGAAGTTCTTTCTCATAGTCAACGGGAGATAATTCAAAAGGCATTTGATTGCCCCGTTTATGATACATACGGAAATAATGAAACCAGCCTTTACGCATTTGAATGTGAATGTCGTCAGGGGTTGCATTATTCAATGGAACATTCATATCTGGAAGTTTTAGACTCAGAAGGACAGCCTTGTAATGCCGGAGACACCGGTCGTTTTATCGCAACCAATCTTTTCAATTATGCGATGCCATTCATAAGATATGATACAGGAGACTTAGGGGCCCTGTCAGAAGAAGAATGTGCCTGCCAAAGGGGCTTAAAAAAAATAAGACATATTCTCGGCAGATCCAGAGATTTTGTCTGCACGCCTGACGGGAAACAGATTCACGGATCTTTTTTTAACCATGTCCTGTTTAAACTGTTTCACATGAATCCCTGGATAGCCACATGGCATGTGAGGCAGGAAGCTATTAATCATATCACGATCAGCTTATACTCGGACGGATCACCTGTGCGGAAGGACACCGAAAAAATTAAAGACATGCTCAAAAAGACACTGGGCCATGAAATGAAAATCGATTTTATTATTGACAAAAAACCACATATCACCCCGACCGGCAAGCAAAAGCTGATAGAATCATGCATTAATGAGGAAACGATAAGAATAAATAATTCAGACAAATAA
- a CDS encoding glycosyltransferase family 4 protein has product MMIKIAMVVFSYYPADPRVRREAEALVEAGMSVDVICLKGIGESQREDINGVNAYRINLMRTRAGKLRYLFEYSYFIISAFLMLSCLHLLKQYRIIHIHNMPDILVISAILPKLTGSKLILDLHDPMPEVYLAKYPDAPNSVIKILKTVEKFSIGFADLVITPNISFRNLFVSRSCPSWKIHIVMNSPQENIFQKNKPERNKKAAQSKFSIMYHGSIVERHGLDIAIRMMTHLRKKISNLVLHVYGDGNFLNQIKKNVRDMDLRDIVKFHGAVPLETIAKAIASADVGLIPNRMDPFTNLNFPTRIFEYLIIGKPVIVPRTQGIRDYFDEKSLFFFEAENTNDLSEVVLKVYHNPTQRQEVTNRGIDIYAGYRWKLQRKHLIELIKTQCC; this is encoded by the coding sequence ATGATGATTAAAATTGCAATGGTAGTTTTCTCATATTATCCTGCTGATCCTCGTGTACGGCGTGAAGCAGAAGCTCTGGTTGAAGCAGGGATGTCTGTAGACGTAATTTGCCTTAAAGGTATCGGGGAGTCGCAACGGGAAGATATTAACGGTGTTAATGCGTATCGAATTAATTTGATGAGAACCAGAGCGGGAAAATTAAGATATTTATTTGAATACAGTTATTTTATAATTTCAGCATTTCTGATGTTGTCCTGTCTGCATTTGCTCAAACAATATCGTATTATTCATATACATAATATGCCGGACATCCTGGTAATCAGTGCCATTTTGCCTAAGCTGACCGGTAGTAAATTAATCTTGGACTTACACGATCCGATGCCTGAAGTTTATCTGGCCAAATATCCCGATGCACCGAATTCCGTCATAAAAATCCTAAAAACGGTTGAGAAATTTAGCATTGGCTTTGCGGATCTCGTCATTACCCCGAATATTTCCTTTCGTAATCTCTTCGTTTCTCGAAGCTGTCCCTCTTGGAAAATCCACATTGTGATGAATTCTCCTCAGGAAAATATTTTTCAAAAAAATAAGCCTGAACGAAATAAAAAGGCCGCTCAAAGTAAATTTTCTATTATGTATCATGGTTCCATCGTGGAGCGGCATGGCCTTGACATCGCTATCAGAATGATGACTCATTTGCGAAAGAAAATTTCAAACTTGGTTTTACATGTGTATGGCGATGGAAATTTTTTAAATCAGATAAAAAAAAATGTCCGTGATATGGATCTTAGAGATATTGTCAAATTTCATGGCGCAGTCCCTTTGGAAACCATCGCCAAAGCCATTGCCTCTGCTGATGTCGGGCTTATTCCCAATAGGATGGACCCTTTTACTAACCTAAATTTTCCGACCAGAATTTTTGAGTATTTAATTATCGGGAAGCCGGTAATCGTGCCTCGGACTCAGGGAATTCGCGATTATTTTGACGAAAAGTCCTTGTTTTTTTTCGAAGCAGAAAATACGAACGATCTATCAGAAGTAGTTTTAAAAGTTTACCACAATCCCACACAACGCCAAGAGGTAACAAATCGGGGGATCGATATTTATGCCGGATATCGTTGGAAACTGCAACGCAAACATCTTATAGAGCTAATAAAAACACAATGTTGCTGA
- a CDS encoding lipid II:glycine glycyltransferase FemX yields the protein MEVASFLTGKRGVSLPFSDYCNPIISKDIPISQVLSPIIEYGKKSRWKHLEIRDDDNLLTDTAPSSSFYVHSLKLFGNGDQIFSDFQGSTKRNIRKAVREGVTVRICNSPESVKAFYRLHCLTRKRHGVPPQPFYFFKKIYKHIISENAGFVALAMHREKTVGGSVYFHFGEKAFYKYGASDRNYQHLRANNLIMWESIKWYSENGYKSFCFGRTDLANEGLRRFKSGWRTTERIVRYFKYDLKKDAFVSDTKSMPPSQRFIFNRMPIPISKWMGRLLYRHAG from the coding sequence ATGGAGGTGGCCAGTTTTTTAACCGGGAAAAGAGGGGTTTCCCTGCCATTTTCAGACTACTGCAATCCGATAATCAGCAAAGACATCCCAATAAGTCAGGTACTCAGCCCTATAATTGAATATGGAAAAAAATCCCGCTGGAAACACCTGGAAATCAGAGATGATGACAATCTGCTTACCGATACAGCCCCTTCGTCATCTTTTTATGTTCATTCATTGAAACTCTTCGGAAACGGGGATCAAATCTTTTCTGATTTTCAGGGCAGCACGAAAAGAAATATCAGGAAAGCCGTTCGGGAAGGAGTAACCGTCAGAATTTGCAACTCTCCGGAATCGGTAAAAGCATTTTACCGTTTGCACTGCCTGACTCGAAAAAGACACGGTGTTCCACCTCAGCCTTTTTATTTTTTTAAAAAAATCTATAAGCACATCATATCGGAAAACGCGGGATTTGTCGCCCTTGCCATGCATCGGGAAAAAACGGTCGGGGGATCCGTATATTTCCATTTCGGAGAAAAAGCATTCTACAAATACGGCGCATCCGACAGAAATTACCAGCATCTCAGAGCAAATAATCTCATTATGTGGGAATCCATAAAATGGTATTCGGAAAACGGGTACAAAAGTTTCTGTTTCGGGAGAACAGACCTGGCAAATGAAGGCCTGAGAAGGTTTAAATCCGGCTGGAGAACAACAGAGCGGATTGTCAGATATTTCAAATATGATCTGAAAAAAGATGCATTCGTAAGCGATACGAAAAGTATGCCACCATCACAGCGTTTCATCTTTAACAGGATGCCAATTCCCATATCAAAATGGATGGGCAGACTATTGTACAGACATGCGGGGTAG
- a CDS encoding GNAT family N-acetyltransferase, whose protein sequence is MMKLIRVDKSEAHYHMCRPWLEDKEITKWLSSTLRFGRYYRIIHDMLVSGGKNRLFFIYAGDRPVGMIGLMNLDLMDMRAEVWYLIGDSPARGKNIATRGVSLVKNIAVRDLKLLSLYACVTASNTASVRVLEKNEFRYAGKFRRAFSLDGLLEDLWVFDWISPFNEKENI, encoded by the coding sequence ATGATGAAACTGATCCGTGTTGATAAATCCGAAGCGCATTATCATATGTGCAGGCCCTGGCTGGAAGATAAAGAGATAACAAAATGGCTCTCTTCCACGCTGCGCTTTGGCCGGTACTACAGGATAATCCACGACATGCTGGTTTCCGGCGGAAAGAACAGGCTTTTTTTCATATATGCCGGCGACAGACCTGTTGGCATGATCGGGCTGATGAACCTCGACCTGATGGATATGAGAGCCGAGGTCTGGTATCTCATCGGAGACAGCCCGGCCAGAGGTAAGAATATCGCTACCCGGGGCGTTAGCCTCGTGAAAAATATTGCAGTCCGGGACTTAAAGCTTCTTTCTCTTTATGCCTGCGTGACAGCATCTAATACCGCATCGGTGCGGGTGCTGGAAAAAAATGAATTCAGATATGCCGGAAAATTCCGCAGGGCGTTTTCCCTGGACGGCCTGCTTGAGGATTTATGGGTGTTTGACTGGATAAGCCCTTTTAATGAAAAGGAAAATATATGA